A genomic window from Lycium barbarum isolate Lr01 chromosome 4, ASM1917538v2, whole genome shotgun sequence includes:
- the LOC132636044 gene encoding cytochrome P450 704C1-like isoform X2 produces MNPISIVATFPSICLSFLILIVYFINKLGEKKKGKKRYHPIADSTTKQLINFHRIHDHMADLAAIYKTYRLESPFRREIYTSDPANIEYILKTNFDNYGKGDYHHDILKDFYGDGMFTVDGEKWKEQRKVSSPEFSKRVIREVNSLIFTNNALKLANILDQSANSKDTVDIQDLLLKSSLDSVFQVAFGIELDSVCGPCQEGANKFIKALDDASEMSLLRYIDLFWKIKKAINIGSEAKLKKSLEIIDEYMYKLISSKAEQLSQDLDSSKGENILSRFWHYSSTNPKYLRDILINFMGGGKDTTGTTLSWFILMLCRYPVVQEKLAEEIKEATNMKGSTTISDFAANLKEEAIDKMPYLHAVLSETIRLYPAIPVNAKVCLEDDVFPDGFNVKKGDMVAYPPYAMGRMKYLWGNDAQEFRPERWLDENGSFKQESPFKFTAFQAGPRICIGKEFAYRSMKITAAVLMRFFVFKLSDESEPVNYKTMLQLHIDRGLHVRAFHRINHY; encoded by the exons ATGAATCCAATCTCCATAGTTGCAACATTTCCTTCTATTTGTCTATCTTTTCTCATACTCATAGTTTACTTCATCAACAAattaggagaaaagaaaaaaggaaaaaagagataCCATCCAATTGCTGATTCTACAACGAAGCAACTCATAAACTTTCATCGGATCCATGATCACATGGCTGATCTTGCTGCAATATACAAGACTTATCGACTTGAGAGCCCATTTCGGAGAGAGATTTATACTTCGGATCCAGCTAATATTGAGTACATTCTAAAGACCAACTTCGACAACTATGGAAAG GGAGATTATCATCATGATATTCTAAAAGACTTCTATGGAGATGGTATGTTTACTGTGGACGGTGAGAAATGGAAGGAGCAGAGAAAAGTTTCGAGCCCTGAATTCTCAAAAAGGGTTATAAGGGAAGTTAACAGTCTTATCTTCACCAACAATGCACTTAAGCTTGCTAACATCTTAGATCAATCTGCAAATTCAAAAGATACAGTAGATATTCAA GATTTGCTTCTGAAGTCAAGTTTGGATTCTGTATTTCAAGTTGCTTTTGGCATTGAACTGGATAGTGTATGTGGTCCATGTCAGGAAGGTGCTAACAAATTCATCAAAGCACTTGATGATGCAAGTGAAATGAGTCTTTTGAGATACATTGATCTTTTCTGGAAGATTAAAAAGGCAATAAATATCGGATCAGAAGCAAAGTTGAAGAAAAGTCTGGAAATCATAGACGAGTACATGTATAAGCTTATCAGCAGCAAAGCTGAGCAGCTTTCACAAGATCTTGATTCCTCA AAAGGAGAAAACATTTTGTCAAGGTTCTGGCATTACTCATCGACAAATCCAAAGTACTTAAGAGATATATTGATAAATTTCATGGGTGGTGGTAAAGACACAACAGGAACCACACTTTCCTGGTTTATTTTGATGCTCTGCAGATATCCAGTTGTGCAGGAAAAACTGGCAGAAGAGATCAAAGAAGCAACCAATATGAAAGGCAGTACAACAATTTCAGATTTTGCTGCAAATCTGAAAGAGGAAGCAATTGATAAGATGCCTTATCTCCATGCCGTGCTTTCCGAGACTATAAGACTTTATCCAGCCATTCCAGTG AATGCCAAAGTATGCCTCGAAGATGATGTATTTCCAGATGGATTTAATGTGAAAAAAGGGGATATGGTGGCATACCCACCCTATGCAATGGGTAGGATGAAATACTTATGGGGTAATGATGCTCAAGAATTTAGGCCAGAAAGATGGCTTGATGAGAATGGGTCCTTCAAGCAAGAAAGCCCCTTCAAATTTACTGCCTTCCAG GCAGGGCCAAGGATATGTATTGGAAAGGAATTTGCATACAGAAGCATGAAGATCACTGCTGCAGTTTTAATGCGATTCTTTGTATTCAAGTTGAGTGATGAATCAGAGCCTGTGAACTACAAAACCATGCTCCAACTTCATATAGATAGAGGGTTACATGTTCGAGCCTTTCATAGAATCAACCACTACTAG
- the LOC132636044 gene encoding cytochrome P450 704C1-like isoform X3, protein MNPISIVATFPSICLSFLILIVYFINKLGEKKKGKKRYHPIADSTTKQLINFHRIHDHMADLAAIYKTYRLESPFRREIYTSDPANIEYILKTNFDNYGKGDYHHDILKDFYGDGMFTVDGEKWKEQRKVSSPEFSKRVIREVNSLIFTNNALKLANILDQSANSKDTVDIQEGANKFIKALDDASEMSLLRYIDLFWKIKKAINIGSEAKLKKSLEIIDEYMYKLISSKAEQLSQDLDSSQKGENILSRFWHYSSTNPKYLRDILINFMGGGKDTTGTTLSWFILMLCRYPVVQEKLAEEIKEATNMKGSTTISDFAANLKEEAIDKMPYLHAVLSETIRLYPAIPVNAKVCLEDDVFPDGFNVKKGDMVAYPPYAMGRMKYLWGNDAQEFRPERWLDENGSFKQESPFKFTAFQAGPRICIGKEFAYRSMKITAAVLMRFFVFKLSDESEPVNYKTMLQLHIDRGLHVRAFHRINHY, encoded by the exons ATGAATCCAATCTCCATAGTTGCAACATTTCCTTCTATTTGTCTATCTTTTCTCATACTCATAGTTTACTTCATCAACAAattaggagaaaagaaaaaaggaaaaaagagataCCATCCAATTGCTGATTCTACAACGAAGCAACTCATAAACTTTCATCGGATCCATGATCACATGGCTGATCTTGCTGCAATATACAAGACTTATCGACTTGAGAGCCCATTTCGGAGAGAGATTTATACTTCGGATCCAGCTAATATTGAGTACATTCTAAAGACCAACTTCGACAACTATGGAAAG GGAGATTATCATCATGATATTCTAAAAGACTTCTATGGAGATGGTATGTTTACTGTGGACGGTGAGAAATGGAAGGAGCAGAGAAAAGTTTCGAGCCCTGAATTCTCAAAAAGGGTTATAAGGGAAGTTAACAGTCTTATCTTCACCAACAATGCACTTAAGCTTGCTAACATCTTAGATCAATCTGCAAATTCAAAAGATACAGTAGATATTCAA GAAGGTGCTAACAAATTCATCAAAGCACTTGATGATGCAAGTGAAATGAGTCTTTTGAGATACATTGATCTTTTCTGGAAGATTAAAAAGGCAATAAATATCGGATCAGAAGCAAAGTTGAAGAAAAGTCTGGAAATCATAGACGAGTACATGTATAAGCTTATCAGCAGCAAAGCTGAGCAGCTTTCACAAGATCTTGATTCCTCA CAGAAAGGAGAAAACATTTTGTCAAGGTTCTGGCATTACTCATCGACAAATCCAAAGTACTTAAGAGATATATTGATAAATTTCATGGGTGGTGGTAAAGACACAACAGGAACCACACTTTCCTGGTTTATTTTGATGCTCTGCAGATATCCAGTTGTGCAGGAAAAACTGGCAGAAGAGATCAAAGAAGCAACCAATATGAAAGGCAGTACAACAATTTCAGATTTTGCTGCAAATCTGAAAGAGGAAGCAATTGATAAGATGCCTTATCTCCATGCCGTGCTTTCCGAGACTATAAGACTTTATCCAGCCATTCCAGTG AATGCCAAAGTATGCCTCGAAGATGATGTATTTCCAGATGGATTTAATGTGAAAAAAGGGGATATGGTGGCATACCCACCCTATGCAATGGGTAGGATGAAATACTTATGGGGTAATGATGCTCAAGAATTTAGGCCAGAAAGATGGCTTGATGAGAATGGGTCCTTCAAGCAAGAAAGCCCCTTCAAATTTACTGCCTTCCAG GCAGGGCCAAGGATATGTATTGGAAAGGAATTTGCATACAGAAGCATGAAGATCACTGCTGCAGTTTTAATGCGATTCTTTGTATTCAAGTTGAGTGATGAATCAGAGCCTGTGAACTACAAAACCATGCTCCAACTTCATATAGATAGAGGGTTACATGTTCGAGCCTTTCATAGAATCAACCACTACTAG
- the LOC132636044 gene encoding cytochrome P450 704C1-like isoform X4 encodes MNPISIVATFPSICLSFLILIVYFINKLGEKKKGKKRYHPIADSTTKQLINFHRIHDHMADLAAIYKTYRLESPFRREIYTSDPANIEYILKTNFDNYGKGDYHHDILKDFYGDGMFTVDGEKWKEQRKVSSPEFSKRVIREVNSLIFTNNALKLANILDQSANSKDTVDIQDLLLKSSLDSVFQVAFGIELDSVCGPCQEGANKFIKALDDASEMSLLRYIDLFWKIKKAINIGSEAKLKKSLEIIDEYMYKLISSKAEQLSQDLDSSQKGENILSRFWHYSSTNPKYLRDILINFMGGGKDTTGTTLSWFILMLCRYPVVQEKLAEEIKEATNMKGSTTISDFAANLKEEAIDKMPYLHAVLSETIRLYPAIPVAGPRICIGKEFAYRSMKITAAVLMRFFVFKLSDESEPVNYKTMLQLHIDRGLHVRAFHRINHY; translated from the exons ATGAATCCAATCTCCATAGTTGCAACATTTCCTTCTATTTGTCTATCTTTTCTCATACTCATAGTTTACTTCATCAACAAattaggagaaaagaaaaaaggaaaaaagagataCCATCCAATTGCTGATTCTACAACGAAGCAACTCATAAACTTTCATCGGATCCATGATCACATGGCTGATCTTGCTGCAATATACAAGACTTATCGACTTGAGAGCCCATTTCGGAGAGAGATTTATACTTCGGATCCAGCTAATATTGAGTACATTCTAAAGACCAACTTCGACAACTATGGAAAG GGAGATTATCATCATGATATTCTAAAAGACTTCTATGGAGATGGTATGTTTACTGTGGACGGTGAGAAATGGAAGGAGCAGAGAAAAGTTTCGAGCCCTGAATTCTCAAAAAGGGTTATAAGGGAAGTTAACAGTCTTATCTTCACCAACAATGCACTTAAGCTTGCTAACATCTTAGATCAATCTGCAAATTCAAAAGATACAGTAGATATTCAA GATTTGCTTCTGAAGTCAAGTTTGGATTCTGTATTTCAAGTTGCTTTTGGCATTGAACTGGATAGTGTATGTGGTCCATGTCAGGAAGGTGCTAACAAATTCATCAAAGCACTTGATGATGCAAGTGAAATGAGTCTTTTGAGATACATTGATCTTTTCTGGAAGATTAAAAAGGCAATAAATATCGGATCAGAAGCAAAGTTGAAGAAAAGTCTGGAAATCATAGACGAGTACATGTATAAGCTTATCAGCAGCAAAGCTGAGCAGCTTTCACAAGATCTTGATTCCTCA CAGAAAGGAGAAAACATTTTGTCAAGGTTCTGGCATTACTCATCGACAAATCCAAAGTACTTAAGAGATATATTGATAAATTTCATGGGTGGTGGTAAAGACACAACAGGAACCACACTTTCCTGGTTTATTTTGATGCTCTGCAGATATCCAGTTGTGCAGGAAAAACTGGCAGAAGAGATCAAAGAAGCAACCAATATGAAAGGCAGTACAACAATTTCAGATTTTGCTGCAAATCTGAAAGAGGAAGCAATTGATAAGATGCCTTATCTCCATGCCGTGCTTTCCGAGACTATAAGACTTTATCCAGCCATTCCAGTG GCAGGGCCAAGGATATGTATTGGAAAGGAATTTGCATACAGAAGCATGAAGATCACTGCTGCAGTTTTAATGCGATTCTTTGTATTCAAGTTGAGTGATGAATCAGAGCCTGTGAACTACAAAACCATGCTCCAACTTCATATAGATAGAGGGTTACATGTTCGAGCCTTTCATAGAATCAACCACTACTAG
- the LOC132636044 gene encoding cytochrome P450 704C1-like isoform X1, whose protein sequence is MNPISIVATFPSICLSFLILIVYFINKLGEKKKGKKRYHPIADSTTKQLINFHRIHDHMADLAAIYKTYRLESPFRREIYTSDPANIEYILKTNFDNYGKGDYHHDILKDFYGDGMFTVDGEKWKEQRKVSSPEFSKRVIREVNSLIFTNNALKLANILDQSANSKDTVDIQDLLLKSSLDSVFQVAFGIELDSVCGPCQEGANKFIKALDDASEMSLLRYIDLFWKIKKAINIGSEAKLKKSLEIIDEYMYKLISSKAEQLSQDLDSSQKGENILSRFWHYSSTNPKYLRDILINFMGGGKDTTGTTLSWFILMLCRYPVVQEKLAEEIKEATNMKGSTTISDFAANLKEEAIDKMPYLHAVLSETIRLYPAIPVNAKVCLEDDVFPDGFNVKKGDMVAYPPYAMGRMKYLWGNDAQEFRPERWLDENGSFKQESPFKFTAFQAGPRICIGKEFAYRSMKITAAVLMRFFVFKLSDESEPVNYKTMLQLHIDRGLHVRAFHRINHY, encoded by the exons ATGAATCCAATCTCCATAGTTGCAACATTTCCTTCTATTTGTCTATCTTTTCTCATACTCATAGTTTACTTCATCAACAAattaggagaaaagaaaaaaggaaaaaagagataCCATCCAATTGCTGATTCTACAACGAAGCAACTCATAAACTTTCATCGGATCCATGATCACATGGCTGATCTTGCTGCAATATACAAGACTTATCGACTTGAGAGCCCATTTCGGAGAGAGATTTATACTTCGGATCCAGCTAATATTGAGTACATTCTAAAGACCAACTTCGACAACTATGGAAAG GGAGATTATCATCATGATATTCTAAAAGACTTCTATGGAGATGGTATGTTTACTGTGGACGGTGAGAAATGGAAGGAGCAGAGAAAAGTTTCGAGCCCTGAATTCTCAAAAAGGGTTATAAGGGAAGTTAACAGTCTTATCTTCACCAACAATGCACTTAAGCTTGCTAACATCTTAGATCAATCTGCAAATTCAAAAGATACAGTAGATATTCAA GATTTGCTTCTGAAGTCAAGTTTGGATTCTGTATTTCAAGTTGCTTTTGGCATTGAACTGGATAGTGTATGTGGTCCATGTCAGGAAGGTGCTAACAAATTCATCAAAGCACTTGATGATGCAAGTGAAATGAGTCTTTTGAGATACATTGATCTTTTCTGGAAGATTAAAAAGGCAATAAATATCGGATCAGAAGCAAAGTTGAAGAAAAGTCTGGAAATCATAGACGAGTACATGTATAAGCTTATCAGCAGCAAAGCTGAGCAGCTTTCACAAGATCTTGATTCCTCA CAGAAAGGAGAAAACATTTTGTCAAGGTTCTGGCATTACTCATCGACAAATCCAAAGTACTTAAGAGATATATTGATAAATTTCATGGGTGGTGGTAAAGACACAACAGGAACCACACTTTCCTGGTTTATTTTGATGCTCTGCAGATATCCAGTTGTGCAGGAAAAACTGGCAGAAGAGATCAAAGAAGCAACCAATATGAAAGGCAGTACAACAATTTCAGATTTTGCTGCAAATCTGAAAGAGGAAGCAATTGATAAGATGCCTTATCTCCATGCCGTGCTTTCCGAGACTATAAGACTTTATCCAGCCATTCCAGTG AATGCCAAAGTATGCCTCGAAGATGATGTATTTCCAGATGGATTTAATGTGAAAAAAGGGGATATGGTGGCATACCCACCCTATGCAATGGGTAGGATGAAATACTTATGGGGTAATGATGCTCAAGAATTTAGGCCAGAAAGATGGCTTGATGAGAATGGGTCCTTCAAGCAAGAAAGCCCCTTCAAATTTACTGCCTTCCAG GCAGGGCCAAGGATATGTATTGGAAAGGAATTTGCATACAGAAGCATGAAGATCACTGCTGCAGTTTTAATGCGATTCTTTGTATTCAAGTTGAGTGATGAATCAGAGCCTGTGAACTACAAAACCATGCTCCAACTTCATATAGATAGAGGGTTACATGTTCGAGCCTTTCATAGAATCAACCACTACTAG